The Fodinibius saliphilus genomic interval GCAAGTTTCTCTGCGAAGATTCCAGCAGTCTGCTCTTTACAACTGCTGCCTGGATGAACACATACGACTGTTGCCGTTATGTAAACAGATTTTATAGAAATCTTTCCGCCCATAAAAAGGAAGGACTAATGATTGATAATATTACATATTATCAATCAGGTGAATTAAGAGGTGAACAATGAGAGTGAGGTAAAGATCTAACGGAGTGGCACTAAAGTATAGGTAAATGAATATGCCGCCTCAATATTGATGTGTACTTGACATTGGAGGTCATAGACTAAGTTTTACATGATCTTATTTATAATCGTTGCCAAGCTTTTCTCCAACGTATTTGCCTCCTTCTTTAGTTAAATGACCAAGTCCATCTATGTAATGTGAACAAGATCCCACCTGTGGGAAATAACCTTTAACGGTAATTTCTTTCATCGGGCTTGCGATTATTTGCTCAATTGCCTTTCCGATATATGAATGTTGCCAAGAAGCTCGTACTTCTTTAAAAGTTTTTTTGAAAGGTGAATTTTCAAAATTACAGTTGCGAGTGCAAGGACAGGTATCACCATTGGGTCCACCTACTACTGGCTGTAAAATAATTATTTCTGCGGTAGGTAATTTATGTTGTATGGTATTTACTGCTTTTTCAATGGCTGTTGACCACCCTTTAATGTCCTTACCATATAGTCCACTGATTGAAAAAAGTACACGGTCTGGAGAATCATCATTATTTTTGCAAGGAGATACTATTCTTTGGTCCCAACCATCGTATTCAGGATTTGCCCATTGATCAACGCTACCACCGCTTTTCCAAAGCAATTGCCAACGGTTATCGTCTACGGCAGATTCAAAAACTCCTCCTGCAATATACCAACCGTATCCAGGGCCTGGTTGATCCTTTGATCCGGTTTGTCCAACTTGGCTAAAACCGATTACTTGAGTACATGAATAACTTGGCTTTTCAGAGTCTTGGGCACGTATTTTCTTAATATCACCTATTAATAAAATGAATAGTGTAGGTAAAATAACTTTGCTCAAGAATGACAAAGAATAATTCAAGGCTTTCCTGATGCTATAAATCATAGCTAAAATAAATTAATCTATTTCACATGGTTATTTAGTGTGCTAGCGCATAAGATCGGGCACCAAGGTTTTAAAGAGGTTTACAAAAGTAAGATTAGCCAAAAAGCGAAAGATTGGCAAGGCTTTGAGAGGATTGTCACCCTAAATGAGTGGTATCTTTCCAAAAAGAAGGTCCCGGTTTAGATTAGTGGGTATAATCCGTAACTAACCCAAGGAAGATATGGACAATGGAGTGAGTAATTGCGACGGAGAGCTGTTAATAAATACATTACTATCCAAATTACGAACACTGGAGGAATTTTTCGCCTATAAACGCCTTGCTGGAATAAGTCAATGGGGCAGCAACTGATAAACTAAAGAGACAGCCCAAGCCGTCCCTTTAGTTTAATTTGAATTTTAAAATCGGATCAGTTTTTAGTCTTGTTTATACGTTTAGATTCTGCATCATATGAGTTTACGATTCGGGATAATTGTTCCCGTGCTTCATTCGGTATCTCACCTCCAGCATCGTTGACAACCCATCGGGCTGCAGAAATAAGGGCTGCCAGTTCATAAGTATGAAGCGTTACCCGGTATTTGGTCGAATCTACAGATTCGAGTCGCATTATTCTGCCGGTTCTTTTTCTTTGATATAATCAACAATACGTTCCATCTCTTCCGCGAACATATCGTAGTCTGTTTGTATACCATTTAGGTAGGCACTCCATCCCAAAGACATTTTTGCATAATGTATTGCTTCCTGTATCTCTTCATCCGTGGCACCAAATAGCTTGGCGGCCTCGGTATGGAAAAGCGTGCAATACTGGCACTTAGTTTCAGAGTGGAGAGCGATACCCATTAGCTCTTTATACTTGTTGGGAATCAGCGTTTCACCAAGCTCTAATCGTTTAAAAAGCTCCCATTCATAATCGAAGAACTCGTCTCGAATGCCTTGGAAGAAACTTGGGACAAGACCAAGTGTTTCCTTCATCTCCTTTTCAACTTCAGATCGTTTGCGCGAAGTTGCCATAATGACCTCCATTTTTTACAATTCAATTTTTTATGTGTAATTACAAATGGAGTGGCCGTCTCAAGCCAACGCCCAAAGTTAATAGCTAATGCGTAGTAAAAATGTGCAATCTGCCACTTATTTTTTGTGGGGAAATTCTTCACAAAGAATAACATATTATTTATGAGATATGATAAGACCTATTATGGTCTCGTTGTGGATCCAGTAAAAGATGAATTGAATAGTATAGCAAAAACGGTGAACCCAAACGCGAAGGCTTTACCACGCAGCCTAATGTTCTGGCAAAAAAAGTACGCACGAATTTTTGTGAATGTGATTTTAGTTTGGTAGTTGGCACTCAGAAAACAAAATATGCAAGGTGCAGGCGAAGTGCGTCCGAGTTAAAAAGCGGGATTATCTAAAAAGGGAGGGGAAGATACCAGCGACAAAGCGATCACTGGAAGTTTTTGCCTCTTTACCGGCCGGTGAAGGAGGTGTCCACACATATTGATATAGCATTAAAAGAACTAATGTGAGGGACAATAAAAAAAGCTTGGCAAGTTTGCGACTTACCAAGCTTTTGAGTGGGTGCTGCAGGATTCGAACCTGCGACCTCTACCGTGTCGGGGTAGCGCTCTAAACCAACTGAGCTAAGCACCCAAGAAAGAAACTGATGCGTTTTCCCGAGAGCGCCTAATATACTCATCTTTAGGACTATATCGCAAAAATCATTTCCAAAAATTCGATATTCTTCATTTTGACAAAAAGAAGTCCATTGGAAAAACAGGATTTTTGATTAAGATCAATGCTTGATTGAATTTCAAAACGAACGTTATTTCCCAAAAATGAAGATTAAAAAGACACTAAAAACTAATAATGAATCAAAAGGACGGTTTGGCAAAACTCTTAATAAGTAATCCTTTTTTCTTTCAGCTCTGAGGGAGGTTTTGTATTTTTAAGATTCCCAAGAAGTTAAACAAAGAAGTAGTAATGGCCCAACGCAGAGAAGCACGAGAAGCAGTTTTACAAGCATTATATGCCAGCGATGTTGGCAAAGGGCAGTGGACCCAGATTATCAAATCAGTAATAAAACCAAAGGTAAGCGGCGACACTGACACCTTTAAATTTGCTGAGCGCCTCTTTTTGAAGATCGTAAATAACCTGGATGAAATTGACGAGATTATTAGCGAGCATATCAATAACTGGCGTATTGAGCGACTTACAACAATTGATCGCCTGGTATTGCGCATGGCTATTACTGAATTTCTTTATTTTGAACAGATTCCTACTAAGGTTTCAATGAACGAGGCTATCGAAGTGGCAAAGAAGTATTCTACAAAGAAGTCCGGTAACTTTGTAAATGGTATCCTCGACTCGGCCCTAAACCAGCTTAACAAAGACGGACGCATCGAGAAAAAGGGTCGGGGACTCATAGAAACTTCGCTCAATTCTTAGTCCTGTCCCATAGTGAATGAACAGCAATTTATAGCTATCGGAGATATACACGGTTGTCTTCGGTCAATGGAAGCTCTGCTTGAAAAGCTGGAGACCTATAAAGATCGTAAATTCGTTTTTGTAGGCGACTATATTGATCGTGGCCCTAATTCCAGGGAGGTAGTAGATCGCTTACTGGATCTACGTAATGAAGTAGACACAGTATTTTTACGAGGCAACCATGAACAGATGCTTCTTGATGCTGTCCATAAGGATAAGCGTTCTATGTGGATGATGAACGGAGGGCGAACCACATTGCAGTCTTATGGTATTGATAATGAGTTGGCTCACCTGCCGGACGAGCATATACAGTTTTATGAGAATACGCAAATGTATTACAACACTGATAACTACTTTTTTGTACATGCGGGCCTTTCACCGGCCAAAACCATTAGCCAAAGCATCAAAGAAGAGGACGAAGTTAAAGAATTTTTATGGGAGCGTTCTCATTTAAAAACAATTGAAACCGCTTGGGAAAAGATCGTTGTTTTTGGTCACACTCCTACTAGAGAACCGGTGCAGCGAGATATGATGATCGGTATTGATACCGGTTGTGTTTATTCTCGCAGTGGGTACGGAAAATTGACGGCAGTAAAATTGCCTGAGGTGGAGTTTATTCAACAAGACTGCCTGGACTAAAATTACAAGTAATTTATTTTTAACATTTTTAACCACCTATAACACATGAGTTTACGTTGTGGAATTGTAGGACTTCCTAATGTCGGAAAGTCCACTCTTTTTAATGCTTTAAGTGATGCTGGTGCTGATGCCGCGAATTTTCCTTTTTGTACCATCGACCCTAATATTGGGGTCGTTCCGGTACCCGACCAGCGACTAGATACCCTTTATGATATTGTTGGATCAGATGAAAAAATCCCGACCAGTGTTGAATTTGTTGATATTGCCGGTCTTGTTAAGGGTGCCTCCGAGGGAAAAGGGAAAGGGAATGCCTTCTTGTCTCATATTCGCGAGGTAGATCTTATCGTACATGTTGTTCGCTGTTTTGATGATGAAAATGTGATTCATGTTGAAGGGGATGTCGATCCCACTCGTGATGTCCACATTATCGAGGATGAGCTTATTCTCAAGGACCTTGAGTCCGTTGAAAAGAAAGTTGAAACGCTTCAAAAAGAGGCCAAGAGTGGTGCAAAGGAAGATCTCAAAAACCTGGAGATCGTTGAGAATCTTAAAGAGCATTTAGAAAATGGCAATGCTGCCCGCACATTCGAAATTGGTGATGATGCAGCTGAGATCTACCGTGAGCTCTTTTTACTCTCTGACAAACCAGTACTCTATGCATGCAACGTTTCTGAAGAAGATCTGGATACCGGTAACGAATGGGTAGAAGAAGTACAGGAAATTGCCGATCGCTTTGATGACGAAGTGGTCACTTTCTGTGCCAAAATTGAAGAAGAGATTGCCGAACTCGATGAAGAGGAACGTGAGATGTTCCTGGATGAGCTTGGTGTAGAAAGTGCGGGTCTTGAACGGTTAATTAGAGCCGCCTATAAAGAGCTGGGACTTATTACTTACTTTACTACCGGTCCCAAAGAGACCCGGGCTTGGACTGTTCGCAGAGGTGCAAAAGCTCCCGAAGCTGCAGGGGTTATTCACAGTGATTTTGAACGCGGATTTATTCGGGCTGAAACCGTAAGCTATGAAACCTATAAAGAGTTGGGATCTGAAAAAGCGGTCAAAGATGCCGGTGAAATGCGTCAGGAAGGCAAAGACTATATTGTGCAAGATGGCGATGTAATGCTGTTTCGTTTCAACGTATAGCGTAAAAAAAATAAGAGAAAGGTACGGGCAAAAGTTCGTACCTTTTTTAAAATTATACACTATTGTAAAACAAAGAGCAGCAGAAGCTTACAATGCTAACCTAGTATATTTTTAGGTTAGAGTTTTGCATAAGATCTGAGGAAAATGCCCTCCAGTTACACCATATAGCAACTGGGAAAGAACCACCGTAAAATGAGGCTTAAGAATTTACAAGCTTCCTCAGTTATTAATAGACAAGGAGTCTTGTTCATTCTTTTTGAAAGAAAATGAAGCGGTGTCGGCCGGCACATCGGATGGATTGATACGATCATGAACAACCCATGCACTGGGATAGCGATCTTTAATGAGCTGAGAAAAACTGTTGGCTTTATCGCGATCCTGAAAATCTCCAATATGGACCTTGTAATACGGTTGCCGAAACGATTGATAGGCTTTCGCATTATAACCGGCGATAGTAGTATCAGCCCATAATCGAAAGGAGGTCGTAACCGAATCAGCTAATGCGATATCACGAGTTGAAAGAATTTGCACGCGGTAGCCCTCAAATGGATCTCTGTTAAAAGCCTTATTCGCAGAATCACTTTTAAGAAATTTCGCCGGAATATCGTGTTGTTGGGTGATATGAAGATCGCTTAGTTGGCTCCTGTTATCATCGAGTAATTGTTGTAGTGCTACTGCTTCAGTAGCCCCTGCAGTATCTGCTATTATTGTTCGCCCATCCCTATTTGTAGCTTTTTGAGAGGTAGAGCACCCCCATAGCATGGCTAAAAGAGCAATTAAAAGAAAACAAATGGTATTTCGTGGGTATTGAATCATTTTATTAAAGACCAACAGGATGCCAGGTAGTTTTAATTTCTTGGAAGTCGGTGATGAAATAGGGCGACTGGGAATCTTCAGCCAACCAGTCTTCGACCGGTTTTCGAATTACTCGCTTAAGATTTAAAGTGGCATTCTCATCAATTTGTTTCCGGGCTTCTTGACTAATATCAGGATCGGTATAGAAAAAGGCATTAACATCCATATGGGTCGTCATATGTTCAAGAAGTTCCTCGCGATATCCAGTTAGAATGTTGACTACTCCGCCGGGTACATCCGAGGAGTTAAGAACCTCCGCAAAACTAACCGCACTTAATGGATACTTCTCAGACGCCAGGATAATACAGCTGTTGCCCCCCACAATAACAGGGGCCATCACCGATACTAATCCCAAAAGGGGGCGTTCTTCGGGAGCCCAGATATTGACGATTCCCATCGGTTCGGGCAAAGAGAAATTAAAATGAGAACTGGCAACCGGGTTAATACTTCCGAAAACCTGCTGGTATTTGTCAGACCAGCCTGCATAATAAATCAATCGGTCGATAGAGGTATTGACCTCTTCTTTGGCCTCATCATTGCTGTAACCAATGGTTTCCAGCTCATCTATAAATTGTGCTTTTCGTGTTTCTAGCATTTCAGCAATGCGATATAGTATCTGTCCGCGATTATAAGCGGTTCGGTCGTTCCAGCCATCTTGAGCATCTCTAGCTGCAACTACGGCATCACGAAGATCTTTACGCGAGCATTGACAGGCGTTGGCCAGTACGTTTTCATCTTTATCATAGACTTTATAGTATCGTCCGGATTCTGTTCGCGGAAAATTGCCGCCTACATATGTTTTATAGGTTTTTAAAACTTCTATTCTGTCAGACATAAAACTAAGATCTAATATTGTAAGTTCTTTTAAAGAATACTTTAAACTAGCTTAACATAGGGATACAGACCGTGAAGCCCGCCTTCACGTCCTTCGCCACTTTCTTTAAAACCACCAAAAGGAGAAGTGGGGTCGAATTGGTTATAGGTATTGGACCATACCACACCATTTCGGATTTTACTGCCAACTTTAAATATTTTAGACCCTTTGTCGGTCCACACACCACCGGCAAGCCCGTAAGGGGTATTGTTGGCTTTCTCAATACCTTCTTTGGCAGTCCTAAAGGTCTGTAACGTCAGTACCGGCCCAAAGATCTCTTCCTGTACAATGCGGTGCGACTGGGCTACCTTGGTAAAGAGGGTAGGCCGACAGAAATATCCCTCTTCAGGGATTTGGCAGGAACTTTGATACATATCAGCACCCTCATTGACGCCAAGCTCGAGATATTCGTTAATCTTATTATACTGCTGCTCAGAGTTAATAGCCCCAATATCGGTATTTTTATCAAGTGGATCTCCTACTATAAGGGTTTCCATACGATCACGCAGCTTCTGAACTACTTCATCAGCAATACCTTCTTGTACAAATAGGCGTGATCCTGCGCAGCACACGTGTCCCTGGTTAAAGAAAATCGCATTAATAATTCCTTCTACGGCCTGATCAATGGGAGCATCTTCAAAAATGATGTTAGGACCTTTACCACCCAGTTCCAGAGTATATTTTTTATCGGTGCCGGCAAGGGACTCTTTTATAATCTTACCAACCTTGGTAGAGCCTGTAAAGGCAATCTTGTCGATGCCTTTATGATTAACAATAGTAGAGCCTGTTTGTCCTGCTCCGGTCACAATATTAACAACTCCATCCGGTAGTCCCGCATCCCGGCACAGCTCAGCAAACTTCAGGGCTGTCAGGGAGGTGGTTTCTGCCGGTTTTAGTACAACCGTATTACCGGTTGCAAGGGCAGGGGCAATTTTCCAGGCTAACATCAACAGAGGAAAGTTCCAGGGGATGATCTGTCCCGCTACGCCAAGAGGTTCTGCTTTTTTCCCGGGGAAAGCATATTCCAGTTTATCAGCCCAACCGGCATAATAGAAAAAATGGGCAGCAGCAAGTGGTATATCAACGTCCCGGGATTCTCGGATAGGTTTACCACCATCCAGCGATTCAAGAATGGCGAACTCTCGGCCCCGTTCCTGTATCAGACGGGCTAAACGGAATATATATTTGCCGCGTTCTTTGGCTTCAAGCTCTGACCACTCATTTTCAAAAGCATTACGAGCAGCTTCTACTGCTTTGTCAATATCTTGTTGTGTTGCTTCGGCAAATGAACAAAGAACCTCCTCAGTAGCCGGGTTAATAGAATCAAAATATCGACCCTTTGCGGGGGCAACAAATTCTCCTCCTATAAAAAGATTGTACTGCTCCTTCACTTCAACATGATCGGTGCCTTGTGGGGCATCATCATATTCCCAGAATCCATCAAAGTTAAGCTTAGAGCTGGGAGAGGAAGGCTTAAATGGCTTTTCCTCAATGGGATCGGCAGTTTGTTGATCTTCGGACATAGTATTTGATCAATTGAAAAGTTAATAAGTCTTTGAAAACGGGCAAGAAACCAATGGCCACTTAGCTAAGGGTAAAATAATGAATCTTATATTCAGATCCTGAAACGAGTTCAAGTTGACAAGTGGAATAAAGCTAGATTCCGTTATAAGGTATAATTAATCATTAGAAAAATAGTCGGCACTCTGGTACACCCCGGTCTTTTGTTTCACAATCTGCATAAGCAGGTCGTTAGCAAGCGAAGAGGCTCCAAAGCGGAAATACTCAGGGGTTAACCAGTCTGTGCCCAGTGTTTCTTTTACAATCACAAGGTATTGAATCGCCTGTTTGGCTTTGCGGATGCCTCCGGCCGGCTTCATGCCTACCATGCGTCCGGTATCATAAAAATAGTCTCTGATAGCTTCTAGCATCACCAAGGTTACCGGCTGTGTTGCGGCTGGCTTTACCTTCCCGGTAGATGTTTTAATAAAGTCAGCTCCGGCGTGCATTGCCAGGTCACTTGCTTTTCGAACGTTTTCATAGGTTTGCAGTTCTCCGGTTTCCAAAATTACTTTCAAATGAGCGTCACCACAGGCTTCTTTAACGGCAGCAATTTCATCATAGACATAACTGTAGTTTCCTTTCAGGAACTCACCGCGTGAGATCACCATATCTACCTCGTCAGCTCCGTCTTCAACCACTTTACGAGTTTCATCAAGCTTAGCATCGAGTGTAGCCATACCACTGGGAAAAGCAGTAGCAACGCTTGCTAAATTGATATCTGTACCTCGAAGCGCTTTTTCAGCAACACTCACCATATTAGGATAGACACAAACAGCCGCCACAGAGGGCAGGTCTGGTAAATTTGCATAGGGTTTCTTGGCCTTATGACAAAGCTGAGTAACTTTACCCGGAGTATCCATACCGGCAAGAGTCGTAAGATCTACCATACTTAACGCCAGTTTCAAGGCCTGTACTTTCGACTCTTTTTTGATACTCCTGGAGTTAAGACGTGCTACCCGTTGTTCTATTCCAACTTGGTCGATAGGGACAGTTTGTTTGAAATCTGAAATCTTCAAAATAAAATCTTATTAGTTATAGCGTTGTTGCTTAATACAGATTGCCGTTCGCAATATATGAAAGATGTCGAAGTTAAGTATAAGATAACTTTTACACCAAAGTAATACGGCTAAACCTGGCTGAATATTTTCCGATAATAACGTATGAGTTATAAAATGCAAGAAATAGTTTATAGCGTTCTGCTATAAATAATTAGGCAGGAATTTTTTTTTGCTTATTTATTGTTGTAGAACAAATAACGTACCATACTGAATGAAGATGGCTATCACCAGTCTTTAAATAACAACAGCTTTAAAAAGCATTATTTAAAATAATTAATTAGTCAATGATAAAGACGAATATAGAAATATAAGATGAGATCATACTACTATATTTTTACGACTTAAATCAACATTTTTATATAGTCATATAATGCATTTATTTTTTACTATACATTTAACTATATAGGTGCCAAATAAATAGATGGCTTTATTTAATAGAAAATCTAGGGAGGCTAACGGCCGTATACGGATCCTTGCCGTATTTATAATTCTGGCCGCCTTTTTGGTGATTGCATCCTATTATGGTACAAAAACAATGTCTTCTGTGCGGGCTTATGTAACGGGAGAGGGGCTGTGGTCTAAAGCACAAAAAAGTGCAACCAGGCATATTCTAGAGTATATGCAGTATGAAGAATTGCAAGATTATGAACAGTTTAAAGAAGCCCTCAACCTGCACAACCGGTTTTCTGATACCCGAAAAGCGATGATTTCAGATCCTCCTGACTTGAAAACTGCCCGCGAAGGATTTCAGGTAAGCCAGCTCCATTCTAAGGATATTGAACTTATGGTATGGTTGGGAAGTAATTTCCATGATTTAACCTATGTTGAAAAACCATTCAATATTTGGAAACAAGCTGATAAAAAAATCAGGGAACTCGAGACTATTGCCCGAAACTTTCACCAACAAGTTACCGAAGGCAATATACTACCACAGCAACGAAGAGAGTATGTTCACAAGGTTGCTCAAATTGATGAGGAGTTAACAGAATATGAAGATGCTTTTACTGCTGCATTAACGGGAGTAGCCCATGGGTTGCGAGCAATTATTTTTTGGTTTATAGCCGGATTTGGTTTGTTACTTACTGTTATAGGATATCTTATTACAGCTACAGATTTTAAAAAAATCAATGATTTAAATACAAAACTTGAGCGACTTTCCTTGGTCGCTTCTAAAACGACCGATGCCGTA includes:
- a CDS encoding carboxymuconolactone decarboxylase family protein is translated as MATSRKRSEVEKEMKETLGLVPSFFQGIRDEFFDYEWELFKRLELGETLIPNKYKELMGIALHSETKCQYCTLFHTEAAKLFGATDEEIQEAIHYAKMSLGWSAYLNGIQTDYDMFAEEMERIVDYIKEKEPAE
- the nusB gene encoding transcription antitermination factor NusB produces the protein MAQRREAREAVLQALYASDVGKGQWTQIIKSVIKPKVSGDTDTFKFAERLFLKIVNNLDEIDEIISEHINNWRIERLTTIDRLVLRMAITEFLYFEQIPTKVSMNEAIEVAKKYSTKKSGNFVNGILDSALNQLNKDGRIEKKGRGLIETSLNS
- a CDS encoding metallophosphoesterase family protein → MNEQQFIAIGDIHGCLRSMEALLEKLETYKDRKFVFVGDYIDRGPNSREVVDRLLDLRNEVDTVFLRGNHEQMLLDAVHKDKRSMWMMNGGRTTLQSYGIDNELAHLPDEHIQFYENTQMYYNTDNYFFVHAGLSPAKTISQSIKEEDEVKEFLWERSHLKTIETAWEKIVVFGHTPTREPVQRDMMIGIDTGCVYSRSGYGKLTAVKLPEVEFIQQDCLD
- the ychF gene encoding redox-regulated ATPase YchF; this encodes MSLRCGIVGLPNVGKSTLFNALSDAGADAANFPFCTIDPNIGVVPVPDQRLDTLYDIVGSDEKIPTSVEFVDIAGLVKGASEGKGKGNAFLSHIREVDLIVHVVRCFDDENVIHVEGDVDPTRDVHIIEDELILKDLESVEKKVETLQKEAKSGAKEDLKNLEIVENLKEHLENGNAARTFEIGDDAAEIYRELFLLSDKPVLYACNVSEEDLDTGNEWVEEVQEIADRFDDEVVTFCAKIEEEIAELDEEEREMFLDELGVESAGLERLIRAAYKELGLITYFTTGPKETRAWTVRRGAKAPEAAGVIHSDFERGFIRAETVSYETYKELGSEKAVKDAGEMRQEGKDYIVQDGDVMLFRFNV
- a CDS encoding SPOR domain-containing protein, giving the protein MIQYPRNTICFLLIALLAMLWGCSTSQKATNRDGRTIIADTAGATEAVALQQLLDDNRSQLSDLHITQQHDIPAKFLKSDSANKAFNRDPFEGYRVQILSTRDIALADSVTTSFRLWADTTIAGYNAKAYQSFRQPYYKVHIGDFQDRDKANSFSQLIKDRYPSAWVVHDRINPSDVPADTASFSFKKNEQDSLSINN
- a CDS encoding aldehyde dehydrogenase family protein, which produces MSDRIEVLKTYKTYVGGNFPRTESGRYYKVYDKDENVLANACQCSRKDLRDAVVAARDAQDGWNDRTAYNRGQILYRIAEMLETRKAQFIDELETIGYSNDEAKEEVNTSIDRLIYYAGWSDKYQQVFGSINPVASSHFNFSLPEPMGIVNIWAPEERPLLGLVSVMAPVIVGGNSCIILASEKYPLSAVSFAEVLNSSDVPGGVVNILTGYREELLEHMTTHMDVNAFFYTDPDISQEARKQIDENATLNLKRVIRKPVEDWLAEDSQSPYFITDFQEIKTTWHPVGL
- a CDS encoding aldehyde dehydrogenase family protein; the encoded protein is MSEDQQTADPIEEKPFKPSSPSSKLNFDGFWEYDDAPQGTDHVEVKEQYNLFIGGEFVAPAKGRYFDSINPATEEVLCSFAEATQQDIDKAVEAARNAFENEWSELEAKERGKYIFRLARLIQERGREFAILESLDGGKPIRESRDVDIPLAAAHFFYYAGWADKLEYAFPGKKAEPLGVAGQIIPWNFPLLMLAWKIAPALATGNTVVLKPAETTSLTALKFAELCRDAGLPDGVVNIVTGAGQTGSTIVNHKGIDKIAFTGSTKVGKIIKESLAGTDKKYTLELGGKGPNIIFEDAPIDQAVEGIINAIFFNQGHVCCAGSRLFVQEGIADEVVQKLRDRMETLIVGDPLDKNTDIGAINSEQQYNKINEYLELGVNEGADMYQSSCQIPEEGYFCRPTLFTKVAQSHRIVQEEIFGPVLTLQTFRTAKEGIEKANNTPYGLAGGVWTDKGSKIFKVGSKIRNGVVWSNTYNQFDPTSPFGGFKESGEGREGGLHGLYPYVKLV
- the deoC gene encoding deoxyribose-phosphate aldolase, which encodes MKISDFKQTVPIDQVGIEQRVARLNSRSIKKESKVQALKLALSMVDLTTLAGMDTPGKVTQLCHKAKKPYANLPDLPSVAAVCVYPNMVSVAEKALRGTDINLASVATAFPSGMATLDAKLDETRKVVEDGADEVDMVISRGEFLKGNYSYVYDEIAAVKEACGDAHLKVILETGELQTYENVRKASDLAMHAGADFIKTSTGKVKPAATQPVTLVMLEAIRDYFYDTGRMVGMKPAGGIRKAKQAIQYLVIVKETLGTDWLTPEYFRFGASSLANDLLMQIVKQKTGVYQSADYFSND